A genome region from Methanobacterium bryantii includes the following:
- a CDS encoding DUF5612 domain-containing protein, with protein MEKIAITIKSVNKPGVLRDITDLMAKCGINIIYTHLFVEKDESASVYMELEDVKNRKELKKNILKFEAVDHIEIHPSLTEIYGKRIIIIGGGAQVAQVAQGAITEADRHNIRGERISIDTIPLVGEEELADAVYAAGRLPRVEALVLAGSLMGGKISDAVAEIKEDHGVIVISLNMPGSVAKNADLVVTDPVQAGVMAVMAVADTAVFNIKRVKGKKF; from the coding sequence ATGGAAAAGATTGCAATTACAATAAAATCTGTAAATAAACCCGGTGTTTTGAGGGACATTACAGATTTAATGGCAAAATGCGGGATAAATATTATATATACTCACCTTTTTGTAGAAAAAGACGAATCTGCTTCAGTATATATGGAACTAGAAGACGTTAAGAACAGGAAAGAACTTAAAAAAAATATTTTGAAGTTTGAAGCCGTTGATCACATTGAAATTCATCCTTCATTAACTGAAATATACGGAAAAAGAATCATAATAATTGGAGGAGGAGCCCAGGTTGCTCAGGTTGCCCAAGGAGCCATAACCGAAGCAGATCGGCATAATATAAGGGGTGAACGCATTAGTATCGATACAATACCACTTGTAGGAGAAGAAGAGCTTGCAGATGCAGTGTATGCGGCAGGAAGACTTCCAAGGGTAGAAGCACTGGTTCTAGCAGGATCGCTTATGGGTGGTAAAATTTCAGATGCAGTTGCAGAAATTAAAGAAGATCACGGCGTAATTGTAATAAGCCTTAATATGCCTGGAAGTGTTGCAAAAAATGCAGATTTAGTGGTAACAGACCCTGTTCAAGCAGGCGTTATGGCAGTTATGGCTGTTGCAGATACTGCAGTTTTTAATATAAAAAGAGTTAAAGGAAAAAAATTTTAA
- a CDS encoding cupin domain-containing protein: MEDIKGKVLKTADLIEYQNGSVVSREIIRKDTGTVTIFAFDKGEGLSEHTAPFDAMVQIIDGKAEITISGNKNVLEAGEMIIMPANEPHALTALEKYKMVLTMIRS; this comes from the coding sequence ATGGAAGATATTAAAGGAAAAGTATTAAAAACTGCAGATTTAATTGAATACCAGAACGGTTCTGTTGTAAGCCGTGAGATAATAAGGAAAGACACAGGTACAGTAACAATATTTGCTTTTGATAAAGGGGAAGGGCTAAGCGAGCACACAGCCCCATTTGATGCCATGGTTCAAATTATAGACGGTAAAGCCGAAATCACTATTTCAGGCAATAAAAATGTCTTAGAAGCAGGCGAAATGATTATAATGCCTGCAAACGAGCCCCATGCACTAACAGCACTTGAAAAATATAAAATGGTCCTGACGATGATACGGTCTTAA
- a CDS encoding Dna2/Cas4 domain-containing protein, with translation MISVSSISEFVYCPVKAFLNQTQKDNIQTREMIHGKLVREIRRGYEEITKQNMWSIKENIELEYIFSTIFEEVTPFIKKVSKKYSDKYEMDYSVLKDICNDLEDDLKLESQFLSLKVKKILNTTSKRGNEIAEMFFPQSLLEFPLKNEELNLRGKIDKIEVVNGVYYPVEVKTGMPPSKGVWLADALQIAAYVVLMDYELNKEVLVGFVDYIKICERRPVVVNSILHNKLFGVLDDMLTMFEKQEIPEFKLNKNKCEKCEYMDICEYYG, from the coding sequence ATGATTAGCGTTTCTTCAATATCTGAATTTGTATACTGCCCTGTAAAAGCATTTTTAAACCAGACCCAAAAGGACAATATTCAAACGCGCGAAATGATACATGGAAAACTGGTACGTGAGATTAGAAGGGGTTATGAAGAGATTACAAAGCAGAACATGTGGAGCATAAAAGAAAACATTGAATTAGAATATATCTTTAGCACTATCTTTGAAGAAGTCACTCCTTTTATCAAAAAGGTCTCAAAGAAGTACTCTGATAAATATGAAATGGATTATTCAGTTTTAAAAGATATATGCAATGATTTAGAGGATGATTTAAAATTGGAATCTCAATTTTTATCTTTAAAGGTTAAAAAAATTTTGAACACCACCTCTAAAAGGGGTAATGAAATTGCAGAAATGTTTTTCCCGCAGTCCCTTTTAGAGTTTCCTTTAAAAAATGAAGAACTTAATTTAAGGGGAAAAATTGACAAAATTGAAGTAGTAAATGGTGTTTATTACCCTGTGGAAGTTAAAACTGGGATGCCTCCATCTAAAGGTGTTTGGCTGGCTGACGCGCTTCAGATTGCAGCTTATGTTGTTCTTATGGATTATGAACTTAATAAGGAAGTACTGGTCGGTTTTGTTGATTATATTAAAATATGTGAGCGGCGGCCGGTTGTGGTTAATTCAATTTTACATAATAAGCTCTTTGGAGTGCTGGATGATATGCTCACCATGTTTGAAAAGCAGGAAATTCCAGAATTCAAGTTAAACAAGAACAAATGCGAAAAATGTGAATATATGGATATTTGTGAGTATTATGGTTGA
- the hcp gene encoding hydroxylamine reductase, giving the protein MKKYRCLACEYVYDPEKGDPDNGIGPGTAFDDLPDDWICPVCGVGKDQFEAMEEEKEKEVKKEEQEMFCYQCSQTARGTGCTIQGVCGKSATAARLQDNLLFAIKGISAYLYHARELGYTDPEVDAFMERGFYSTLTNVNIDVPELINLALEAGKMNIKTMRLLKTALIETYGEPTPVQVSTGTKKGRGIVATGHNLKALEEVLKQTEGTGINVYTHSELLPAHGYPKLRKYKHLAGQLGKSWFDQREVFSKYPVAILGTSNCVLPPRDDYRDRMFTTGVARLTGVQHIDGYDFSSLIEKAKSLPELPEEPGDTIYSTGFGASTVLSLAPKIKELVEAGKIRRFFLVGGCDAPLAKSPYYTEFVQKLPEDTVVLTLACGKFRMNQLPLGDIEGIPRLIDIGQCNDAIVGIDIVTALSDLFGLEVNELPLTIVLSWMEQKAAAILWSLLYLGIKGIYLGPIAPAWVNEDIMNFLVENYDIMPISTPENDIKEILG; this is encoded by the coding sequence ATGAAAAAATACCGCTGTTTAGCATGTGAATATGTATATGACCCTGAAAAAGGAGATCCAGATAATGGAATAGGCCCAGGAACTGCTTTTGATGACCTACCTGATGATTGGATATGTCCAGTATGTGGGGTGGGAAAGGATCAGTTTGAAGCAATGGAAGAAGAAAAAGAGAAAGAAGTTAAGAAAGAAGAACAGGAAATGTTCTGCTATCAATGCTCCCAAACAGCAAGAGGAACCGGCTGTACCATACAAGGAGTGTGTGGAAAAAGCGCTACAGCTGCAAGGCTCCAAGATAACTTATTATTTGCAATCAAAGGAATATCTGCCTATCTATACCATGCAAGAGAACTTGGATACACAGACCCTGAAGTAGATGCATTCATGGAAAGAGGTTTTTACTCAACTCTTACCAATGTCAATATTGACGTTCCAGAGCTAATAAATCTGGCCCTTGAAGCAGGAAAAATGAATATTAAAACAATGCGGCTTCTTAAAACTGCATTAATCGAAACTTATGGAGAACCAACCCCAGTTCAGGTTAGTACCGGAACAAAAAAAGGTCGAGGGATAGTTGCAACCGGCCACAACCTTAAAGCATTAGAAGAAGTGTTAAAACAGACTGAAGGAACTGGAATAAACGTTTATACACATTCAGAACTCCTTCCAGCACATGGATACCCTAAATTGAGGAAATATAAACACCTTGCAGGTCAACTTGGTAAATCCTGGTTTGACCAGAGGGAAGTATTTTCAAAATATCCTGTCGCAATCCTTGGAACATCAAACTGCGTACTGCCTCCAAGAGATGATTATAGAGACAGGATGTTTACTACAGGAGTTGCCAGATTAACTGGCGTGCAGCATATTGATGGTTACGATTTCTCGTCACTTATTGAAAAAGCCAAATCCTTACCTGAACTCCCAGAAGAACCAGGAGACACAATTTATTCAACCGGATTTGGAGCTTCAACAGTCCTTTCACTCGCACCGAAGATTAAAGAACTTGTAGAAGCAGGAAAAATAAGGAGGTTCTTCCTGGTTGGAGGATGTGACGCTCCACTTGCAAAATCACCATATTATACCGAATTTGTGCAGAAATTACCTGAGGACACAGTTGTTTTAACCCTTGCCTGCGGTAAATTCAGAATGAACCAGCTGCCTCTCGGAGATATTGAAGGAATTCCACGTTTAATAGATATAGGGCAATGTAATGATGCAATAGTCGGTATTGACATTGTAACTGCACTTTCAGACCTTTTCGGGCTTGAAGTGAACGAACTTCCGCTTACAATTGTTTTAAGCTGGATGGAACAGAAGGCAGCAGCGATCCTGTGGAGTTTACTGTACCTTGGAATTAAAGGAATATATTTGGGCCCAATAGCTCCAGCATGGGTAAATGAGGACATTATGAATTTCCTTGTTGAAAATTACGACATTATGCCAATTAGTACTCCTGAAAATGACATTAAAGAGATTTTAGGGTAA
- a CDS encoding ABC transporter ATP-binding protein, which yields MSEIVLSLNNVHKLYGDFKALNGISFKVKKGQIFGYLGPNGSGKTTTIKLILGLIKPSSGDVRVLEQNPYINNNNVMQMRNLVGAMLEIDGLYEKLTGLQNILFWANLHNMNNQRARKSANEVIGAMNLSKWANVQVEKYSHGMRKRLAFARALVSDPQILILDEPTSGVDPESRYLIREMMKELTQNDKTIFFSSHDLDEMQKTCSNIAILNKGEVISYGALNDILSTFGARKLQVRLISVEDTQIFAKKLQNFGYNIKIDGQVISFYPKKDLNIFEIINPQKIVDTWKSESSLEEAYLNLVADNNR from the coding sequence TTGTCAGAGATAGTTCTGAGCTTGAATAATGTCCATAAGCTTTATGGGGACTTCAAAGCACTAAATGGAATTTCATTCAAGGTCAAAAAGGGACAGATATTTGGATATCTTGGTCCTAATGGTTCAGGGAAAACTACCACTATAAAACTAATTTTAGGTCTTATTAAACCATCTTCAGGAGATGTCAGAGTATTAGAACAAAATCCATACATTAATAACAATAATGTAATGCAGATGAGAAATCTCGTGGGGGCCATGCTAGAAATAGATGGACTATATGAAAAATTAACAGGGCTGCAGAATATCCTTTTTTGGGCCAACCTGCACAATATGAATAATCAAAGAGCAAGAAAATCTGCAAACGAGGTAATTGGCGCTATGAACCTATCTAAATGGGCTAATGTCCAAGTTGAAAAATATTCACATGGTATGCGCAAAAGGTTAGCTTTTGCAAGAGCTTTAGTATCCGATCCTCAAATTTTAATATTAGATGAACCAACTTCTGGAGTTGATCCAGAATCACGGTATTTAATTAGAGAAATGATGAAAGAGTTAACACAAAATGATAAAACTATCTTTTTTTCTTCTCACGACTTAGATGAAATGCAAAAAACCTGCTCAAACATTGCCATATTAAATAAAGGAGAAGTGATCTCATATGGTGCTTTGAATGATATTCTTAGCACATTTGGAGCACGTAAACTGCAGGTACGTCTGATATCTGTAGAAGATACCCAAATATTCGCCAAAAAATTGCAAAATTTTGGATATAATATTAAAATAGATGGCCAGGTAATTTCTTTTTATCCAAAAAAAGACTTGAACATTTTTG
- a CDS encoding ferredoxin, translating into MAKVELERMMCISCGNCIDICPDFFEFAGDGLSHLKALKNTEETEEIEVEDPSCCTQAEELCPVSIIHVYD; encoded by the coding sequence ATGGCAAAGGTAGAACTGGAAAGGATGATGTGTATATCCTGTGGAAACTGTATTGATATATGTCCTGACTTCTTTGAATTTGCTGGAGATGGGCTTTCCCATTTAAAAGCACTGAAAAATACAGAAGAAACCGAAGAAATAGAAGTTGAAGACCCATCTTGCTGCACACAAGCAGAAGAGCTCTGCCCTGTAAGTATCATACATGTTTATGATTAA
- a CDS encoding DNA polymerase subunit beta, translating to MRARARDFIYTKDNLFFATTSYLHPEDRILSFLRYIHDPNGNRSKNGQKYSKVDSKQAYDFLGGKYPEYLFGPDGDLKMMGVPLDKVEKILKPEERLNEILNNFDNDILLKKVVKLAGIFHDQAGIPYSKMGVSGSILPGLYDPAVSDIDFVFYGLKNHRKAMDTFGEIKDKSDLKSISDEYWTHLYEKRIKDNTLSYEEFQWYEKRKNNRGVIDGTLFDILSTRDWDEITGKYGEERYESMGTVKIKCKVSDAMAAFDNPATYKIEDVNILKGQDVDITEIVSFTHTYSGQAKEGEEIIAKGKLEKVTDKNVRYRLVVGTTREALDEYIKLRDRV from the coding sequence ATGAGAGCCAGAGCAAGAGATTTCATATACACTAAAGACAATCTATTCTTTGCCACAACTTCTTATCTGCATCCAGAAGACAGGATTCTTTCATTTTTAAGATATATCCATGATCCTAATGGTAACAGGTCCAAGAATGGCCAGAAATATTCTAAAGTGGACTCTAAACAGGCTTACGATTTTTTAGGCGGTAAGTATCCTGAATATCTTTTTGGGCCTGATGGGGACCTTAAAATGATGGGTGTCCCTTTAGATAAGGTTGAAAAGATATTAAAACCAGAAGAACGACTTAATGAAATATTGAATAACTTTGATAATGATATATTACTTAAGAAGGTTGTAAAATTGGCAGGTATTTTCCATGATCAGGCAGGTATTCCTTACTCAAAAATGGGAGTTTCTGGTTCAATTTTACCTGGCTTATATGATCCCGCTGTGTCTGATATAGATTTTGTGTTTTACGGGCTTAAAAACCACAGAAAAGCAATGGATACCTTTGGAGAAATCAAAGACAAGAGTGATTTGAAGAGTATAAGTGACGAATATTGGACGCATTTATACGAAAAGAGAATAAAAGACAATACATTAAGTTATGAAGAGTTCCAATGGTATGAAAAACGTAAAAATAACAGAGGAGTAATTGACGGTACACTTTTTGACATTCTTTCCACCCGTGATTGGGATGAAATAACAGGAAAATATGGGGAAGAAAGATATGAATCAATGGGTACTGTAAAGATCAAATGTAAAGTATCTGATGCCATGGCCGCATTTGATAACCCTGCTACCTACAAAATTGAAGATGTTAATATTTTAAAAGGCCAGGATGTCGATATAACTGAAATTGTCTCATTTACTCACACTTATTCTGGACAGGCAAAAGAGGGTGAAGAAATAATTGCAAAGGGTAAATTAGAAAAAGTTACTGATAAAAATGTGAGGTATAGGCTCGTAGTTGGTACAACTAGGGAAGCTTTAGATGAGTATATCAAACTGAGGGATAGAGTTTAG
- a CDS encoding homoserine dehydrogenase, with protein MKDIYNVGLIGFGTIGAGVVETFNRNLNLMEQKVGAKIKLKRIVDLDIETDRGVAVDKNVLSTDINDILEDPEIDIVIELIGGYEPAKTFILKAMGHGKHVVTANKALLAKHWEEILKTANDNNVRICFEASVGGGIPLLEPLNERLAANHIKSIYGIINGTANYILTKMTEEGLDFDEVLKEAQDKGYAEQDPTFDIEGHDTAQKLIILTILGFGTYVEQDKFHVEGISKIKQEDIEFIKNELGYSIKLLAISRIEDGKLEVRVHPTLISSDHLIASVNGVFNGVYLIGDIVGPVMMYGPGAGMMPTASAVVGDCLDIMENMERPNIYGPKDTEVREIKNIEDICSKYYMRLTVLDKPGVLHAISGILSRYDISLESVNQRRKNEGREVPIFLITHEALEKNIRSAVKEIDELDLVKEATLFIRVLED; from the coding sequence ATGAAGGATATTTATAATGTTGGGCTCATTGGGTTTGGAACAATTGGAGCAGGAGTTGTAGAAACTTTTAACCGGAATCTAAACCTTATGGAGCAAAAAGTAGGTGCAAAAATAAAGCTTAAAAGAATCGTAGATCTGGATATTGAAACTGACAGAGGTGTGGCAGTAGATAAAAATGTTTTATCAACTGATATCAATGATATTCTGGAAGATCCAGAAATAGATATAGTAATAGAACTTATCGGAGGCTACGAACCTGCAAAGACGTTCATTTTAAAAGCTATGGGCCATGGAAAACACGTGGTCACAGCAAACAAAGCTTTACTTGCAAAGCACTGGGAAGAAATCTTAAAAACTGCAAATGACAACAACGTCAGGATTTGCTTTGAGGCCAGCGTCGGCGGAGGTATTCCTCTACTTGAACCATTAAATGAAAGGCTTGCAGCAAACCACATTAAATCTATTTATGGTATAATAAATGGAACTGCAAACTACATTTTAACTAAAATGACTGAAGAAGGCCTTGATTTTGATGAAGTGTTAAAAGAAGCTCAAGATAAGGGTTATGCAGAACAGGACCCTACTTTTGATATTGAGGGGCATGATACTGCTCAAAAATTGATTATACTTACTATTTTAGGCTTTGGAACATATGTTGAGCAGGATAAATTCCATGTTGAAGGTATAAGCAAAATCAAACAGGAAGATATTGAATTCATCAAAAATGAATTGGGATACTCTATAAAACTCCTTGCAATTTCAAGAATTGAGGATGGAAAACTTGAAGTGAGGGTTCACCCTACTTTAATTTCTTCAGATCACCTCATTGCATCTGTAAATGGTGTTTTCAATGGAGTGTATCTTATTGGAGATATAGTTGGGCCAGTTATGATGTATGGACCTGGTGCTGGAATGATGCCAACAGCAAGTGCTGTAGTTGGAGACTGTCTTGATATCATGGAGAATATGGAGAGGCCTAACATATACGGTCCAAAAGACACAGAAGTCCGGGAAATAAAAAATATTGAAGATATCTGTTCCAAATATTACATGCGTCTTACTGTACTTGACAAACCAGGAGTTTTACATGCAATATCTGGTATATTAAGCAGATATGATATCAGTTTAGAGTCTGTAAATCAGAGAAGGAAAAATGAAGGTAGGGAAGTCCCTATTTTCTTAATAACACATGAAGCACTTGAGAAAAATATTAGAAGCGCTGTTAAAGAAATTGATGAGCTTGATTTAGTCAAGGAAGCTACCCTCTTTATCAGGGTTTTAGAGGATTAA